AGCAAAGCAAGTGCAAGTGCTAACGAATCGGAGACGTCTTATTCAAGGATATGACGCAATTCCAGAAATCTAAAGCGCCTGAGACACGCTATATCAGAATAAAACAGTCGTTTGCAGTGTTTTTGTCAGGCAATTCAGTAAATAGCGTGTCTCATGTTCCTTACTTTGTAAAAAGAAGAGCTGAAGGCAAAATAAGGCGTTCTGAGTTCCTTAGAAAATTGTCTCGAAAATCTCAAGCATAAAGCTAAACGTACTAATCATTATCTTCTACATTAAAGGCTGTGAAACTGAATTATGTACTCACAATCTGCAAATTTCTTTTCTTTTTCCCGCTCATCCAATCAGCAGCAATAATACGCCAATCGTAATCAGCACAATACCAAAAAGCCCATACACCACTCTTGCACCCTGACGTCCAATCGTTTTCACAAAGAGACCTGCTCTGAAACTCTTCATAAACCAATCCCAATTGTTGATTCCACCCAACAAACTGAAAATCCCTGCGGCAATAGCCAATAG
Above is a window of Paenibacillus sp. E222 DNA encoding:
- a CDS encoding immunity 17 family protein, with the translated sequence MQDQPVLIALLAIAAGIFSLLGGINNWDWFMKSFRAGLFVKTIGRQGARVVYGLFGIVLITIGVLLLLIG